From one Cucurbita pepo subsp. pepo cultivar mu-cu-16 chromosome LG17, ASM280686v2, whole genome shotgun sequence genomic stretch:
- the LOC111778169 gene encoding eukaryotic initiation factor 4A-11 codes for MAGLAPEGSQFDSRQYDSKMNEILSAEGQEFFTSYDEVYESFDSMGLQENLLRGIYAYGFEKPSAIQQRGIVPFCKGLDVIQQAQSGTGKTATFCSGILQQLDYDLVQCQALVLAPTRELAQQIEKVMRALGDYLGVKVHACVGGTSVREDQRILQAGVHVVVGTPGRVFDMLRRQSLRPDSIKMFVLDEADEMLSRGFKDQIYDIFQLLPSKIQVGVFSATMPPEALEITRKFMNKPVRILVKRDELTLEGIKQFYVNVDKEDWKLETLCDLYETLAITQSVIFVNTRRKVDWLTDKMRSRDHTVSATHGDMDQNTRDIIMREFRSGSSRVLITTDLLARGIDVQQVSLVINYDLPTQPENYLHRIGRSGRFGRKGVAINFVTNDDERMLFDIQKFYNVVIEELPANVADLL; via the exons ATGGCAGGTTTGGCTCCAGAAGGATCCCAATTTGATTCTCGCCAATATGATTCTAAAATGAATGAGat TCTTTCAGCAGAAGGCCAGGAATTTTTTACCTCTTATGATGAAGTTTATGAAAGTTTTGATTCAATGGGGCTGCAAGAAAACCTCCTTAGAGGCATTTATGCTTATG GATTTGAGAAGCCATCTGCAATTCAGCAAAGGGGTATTGTTCCATTCTGCAAAGGCCTTGATGTGATTCAGCAGGCTCAGTCTGGTACTGGGAAGACTGCAACCTTCTGCTCTGGGATACTGCAGCAACTTGATTATGATCTAGTCCAGTGCCAGGCTCTAGTTCTGGCACCAACTAGGGAGCTCGCTCAACAAATAGAGAAGGTTATGAGAGCTCTTGGAGATTATCTTGGTGTTAAGGTTCATGCTTGTGTGGGAGGGACAAGTGTCCGTGAAGATCAACGCATTCTTCAAGCTGGTGTTCACGTTGTAGTTGGAACACCTGGTCGTGTGTTTGATATGTTAAGGAGGCAGTCTCTTCGCCCAGATTCTATTAAGATGTTTGTATTGGATGAAGCTGATGAAATGCTTTCTCGTGGTTTTAAAGATCAG ATTTATGACATTTTCCAGCTTTTGCCATCAAAAATTCAAGTTGGGGTCTTCTCCGCCACAATGCCACCTGAAGCTTTGGAGATCACTAGGAAGTTCATGAATAAGCCAGTCCGAATTTTAGTAAAACGTGATGAGCTTACTTTGGAGGGTATCAAACAATTTTACGTAAATGTCGATAAGGAAGATTGGAAGCTCGAAACTCTTTGTGATCTCTACGAGACTCTGGCCATCACTCAAAGTGTTATCTTTGTTAACACACGTCGCAAGGTCGATTGGCTTACAGACAAGATGAGAAGCCGAGACCATACTGTATCTGCCACCCATGGTGACATGGACCAGAACACTCGAGATATAATCATGCGCGAATTCCGGTCTGGCTCTTCTCGAGTTCTCATTACAACTGATTTGTTGGCTCGTGGTATTGATGTTCAGCAAGTCTCCCTTGTCATAAATTATGATTtgccaacccaacccgaaaattaTCTTCATCGTATTGGTCGAAGTGGTCGATTTGGAAGAAAAGGTGTCGCCATCAATTTTGTTACAAACGATGATGAGAGAATGCTTTTTGATATTCAGAAGTTCTATAATGTGGTCATTGAAGAGCTGCCCGCTAATGTTGCAGATCTCCTATGA
- the LOC111778170 gene encoding uncharacterized protein LOC111778170: MEDFRSKSCREGRMQIESYYENKAAPTNMQDLRSYSVSYAGSVQQQQQQQQQNQPDKEMKMKKPKSNMGSTSKSWSFKDPELQRKTRVAGYKVYAVEGKMKGSLRKSFRWIKNTYTHVIYGWR, encoded by the coding sequence ATGGAGGATTTCAGATCCAAATCTTGCAGAGAAGGCAGAATGCAGATTGAAAGCTACTATGAGAACAAGGCTGCCCCAACAAACATGCAAGATCTGAGGTCTTACAGTGTCAGCTATGCAGGTTCtgtgcagcagcagcagcagcagcagcagcaaaaTCAACCAGACAAagagatgaaaatgaagaaaccCAAAAGCAATATGGGGTCAACTTCTAAAAGCTGGAGTTTCAAGGATCCAGAACTGCAGAGGAAGACAAGGGTTGCTGGATATAAGGTTTATGCAGTGGAAGGGAAGATGAAAGGGTCTCTGAGAAAGAGTTTCAGGTGGATTAAGAACACTTACACTCATGTAATCTATGGATGGAGGTGA
- the LOC111778168 gene encoding probable phospholipid-transporting ATPase 4, which translates to MKIESMRRGRIRERIRRSHLYTFGCIRSQSAHEADDSNPLTGPGFSRIVCCNQPHLHERQPLKYCFNYISTTKYNVLTFLPKALFEQFRRVANLYFLLAALLSLTPVAPFSAMSMIAPLVFVVGLSMAKEALEDWSRFVQDMKVNLRKVIVHKGDGVFGHRPWHKIRVGDIVKVEKDQFFPADLLLLSSCYEDGICYVETMNLDGETNLKVKRSLEVTLPLDDDATFKDFTGKIYCEDPNPNLYTFVGNLEYDRQIYPLDPSQILLRDSKLRNTAYAYGVVIFTGHDSKVMQNATKSPSKRSRIERKMDKIIYILFTLLVLISSMSSIGFAVKTKYQMTDWWYLQTTGDDPLYNPRQPTLSGLIHLITALILYGYLIPISLYVSIEVVKVLQASFINQDINMYCEETSNPARARTSNLNEELGQVDTILSDKTGTLTCNQMDFLKCSIAGTAYGVKSSEVELAAARQMAYDLDEQDADYSDVVVQKNSRQSSMAWDRKESEIELETVLTSSVVKEQKSAIKYFGFEDSRLTNGNWLNEPNHDVLLLFFRILAICHTAIPELNEETGAFTYEAESPDEGAFLVAAREFGFEFCKRTQSILVVRERYPSPNQVVEREYKVLNLLDFTSKRKRMSVIVRDEYGHIILLCKGADSIIFDRLSKNGRMYEEATTRHLNEYGEAGLRTLALAYRKLEESEYTAWNNEFQKAKTSIGGDRDAMLERVSDLMERELTLVGATAVEDKLQNGVPQCIDKLAQAGLKIWVLTGDKMETAINIGYACSLLRQGMKRICISTSSDSLAQEGKEAMKEYILNQITNASQMINLEKDPHAAFALIIDGKTLTYALEDDMKFQFLGLAVDCASVICCRVSPKQKALVTRLVKEGTGKTTLAIGDGANDVGMIQEADIGVGISGVEGMQAVMASDFSIAQFRFLERLLVVHGHWCYKRIAQMICYFFYKNIAFGLTLFYFEAYAGFSGQSIYDDFYMLSFNVILTSLPVISLGVFEQDVSSEVCLQFPALYQQGPQNLFFDWPRIFGWMGNAVYSSIVTFFLNLIIFYDQAFRSGGQTADMTAVGTTMFTCIIWAVNCQIALTMSHFTWIQHLLVWGSIAMWYLFILLYGMVISSGNAYKIFVEALGPAPVYWVATILVTITCNLPYLAHISFQRSFHPMDHHIIQEIKYYRKDVEDTHMWTRERSKARQKTKIGFTARVEAKIRQLKGKLQKKHSSLGAPPTGTIS; encoded by the exons ATGAAAATCGAGTCGATGAGACGGGGAAGGATAAGGGAGAGGATCCGGCGGAGCCATCTCTATACATTTGGTTGCATCCGGTCACAGAGTGCACATGAGGCCGACGATTCGAATCCATTAACAGGACCTGGTTTTTCACGAATTGTCTGTTGTAACCAACCTCATCTCCATGAGAGGCAGCCATTGAAATACTGCTTCAATTACATATCCACAACCAAGTATAATGTTCTTACTTTCTTGCCTAAGGCTCTCTTTGAGCAATTCAGGAGAGTTGCCAATTTGTACTTTCTTTTGGCTGCATTGTTGTCCCTCACACCAGTTGCCCCATTTTCTGCCATGAGCATGATTGCTCCTCTGGTATTTGTTGTTGGTCTCAGTATGGCTAAAGAAGCTCTCGAGGACTGGAGTCGATTCGTGCAGGATATGAAGGTTAATCTCAGGAAAGTGATTGTTCATAAAGGGGACGGTGTTTTTGGTCATAGACCTTGGCACAAGATTCGTGTAGGAGACATAGTGAAAGTAGAGAAGGATCAGTTCTTTCCCGCTGATCTACTTCTTTTGTCGTCGTGCTATGAGGACGGTATATGTTACGTGGAAACGATGAATTTGGATGGCGAGACTAATCTCAAAGTAAAGAGATCTTTGGAAGTAACCTTACCATTGGATGATGATGCTACCTTCAAAGACTTTACTGGAAAGATTTACTGTGAAGATCCAAACCCAAATCTTTACACATTTGTTGGTAACTTGGAGTATGATCGGCAGATTTATCCTCTTGATCCTAGCCAGATTCTCCTCAGAGATTCTAAATTGAGGAACACAGCTTATGCCTACGGGGTAGTGATATTTACTGGACATGATAGTAAAGTCATGCAGAATGCTACAAAATCTCCTTCCAAAAGAAGtagaatagagagaaaaatggaCAAGATTATTTACATCCTTTTTACCTTACTTGTATTGATATCATCAATGAGCTCAATAGGTTTTGCTGTGAAGACAAAGTACCAAATGACTGACTGGTGGTACTTACAAACTACTGGTGATGATCCACTGTATAACCCTCGTCAGCCAACCTTATCAGGGCTCATACATTTGATCACTGCTCTTATACTCTATGGATATTTGATACCGATCTCGCTCTATGTTTCCATCGAGGTTGTTAAGGTTCTACAAGCTTCCTTCATTAACCAAGATATTAACATGTATTGTGAAGAGACTAGTAATCCCGCTCGAGCTCggacttcaaatttgaacgAGGAGTTGGGTCAGGTAGACACGATCCTATCCGACAAAACTGGCACTTTGACTTGTAATCAGATGGACTTTCTGAAATGTTCCATTGCTGGGACTGCGTATGGTGTTAAATCTAGTGAGGTTGAACTTGCAGCTGCAAGGCAGATGGCATATGACCTTGACGAGCAGGATGCAGATTATTCTGATGTTGTTGTGCAAAAAAATAGCCGACAGTCTTCCATGGCATGGGACCGAAAAGAATCGGAGATTGAATTGGAGACTGTTCTTACTTCAAGTGTTGTCAAAGAGCAGAAGTCTGCCATAAAGTATTTTGGTTTTGAGGACAGCCGTTTAACAAATGGAAACTGGTTGAATGAGCCTAATCATGACGTTCTTCTATTGTTCTTCAGAATTTTAGCAATTTGTCACACTGCAATTCCTGAGCTGAATGAGGAAACTGGTGCTTTTACTTATGAAGCAGAGTCCCCTGATGAAGGTGCTTTTCTTGTTGCAGCAAGAGAATTTGGTTTTGAGTTTTGTAAGAGAACACAATCAATCTTGGTTGTGCGTGAAAGATATCCTTCTCCTAACCAAGTAGTTGAAAG GGAATACAAAGTTTTAAATCTTTTGGATTTCACTagcaagagaaagagaatgtCTGTAATTGTTAGGGATGAGTATGGCCATATTATTCTTCTCTGCAAAGGTGCTGATAG CATCATCTTCGATCGACTATCGAAGAACGGAAGAATGTATGAGGAAGCAACCACAAGGCATTTGAATGAATATGGAGAAGCTGGGTTGCGTACTCTGGCACTTGCTTATAGAAAGCTTGAGGAGTCCGAGTATACTGCTTGGAACAACGAGTTTCAGAAGGCTAAAACGTCCATTGGAGGAGATAGAGATGCAATGCTCGAGCGAGTGTCCGACCTCATGGAACGAGAATTAACCCTTGTTGGTGCTACCGCTGTGGAGGACAAGTTACAGAATGGG GTGCCCCAATGCATTGATAAACTTGCACAAGCTGGTCTTAAGATCTGGGTTTTGACTGGAGATAAAATGGAAACTGCCATCAACATAGG ATATGCATGCAGTTTACTTCGACAGGGAATGAAGCGGATTTGCATATCAACAAGCTCAGATTCTTTAGCTCAGGAAGGAAAAGAG GCCatgaaagaatatattttgaatcaaatcacCAATGCCTCGCAAATGATCAATCTGGAGAAGGATCCACACGCTGCATTCGCTTTAATCATTGATGGGAAGACTCTAACGTATGCTCTCGAAGATGATATGAAGTTTCAATTCCTTGGACTCGCTGTTGATTGTGCATCGGTCATTTGCTGTCGTGTCTCCCCCAAGCAAAAAGCCCTG GTAACAAGGTTAGTGAAAGAAGGTACTGGGAAAACCACTTTGGCAATTGGTGATGGCGCAAACGATGTGGGAATGATTCAAGAGGCCGATATTGGTGTCGGTATCAGCGGGGTTGAAGGTATGCAG GCTGTGATGGCTAGTGATTTCTCTATTGCCCAATTTCGGTTTCTTGAAAGGCTTCTGGTAGTCCATGGTCATTGGTGCTACAAGAGGATAGCGCAAATG atATGCTATTTCTTCTACAAGAATATCGCATTCGGATTAACGCTATTCTACTTCGAAGCATACGCGGGATTTTCTGGGCAATCAATATATGACGATTTCTACATGCTATCATTTAATGTCATACTCACCTCATTGCCTGTAATTTCCCTTGGAGTTTTTGAACAAGATGTCTCTTCTGAGGTGTGCCTACAG TTCCCTGCACTCTATCAGCAAGGCCCCCAAAACTTGTTCTTCGACTGGCCTCGAATTTTCGGATGGATGGGGAATGCTGTCTACTCCTCTATAGTTACTTTCTTCCTCAATCTCATCATCTTCTACGACCAGGCATTCCGCTCAGGCGGCCAAACTGCCGACATGACTGCTGTCGGAACCACCATGTTTACTTGCATCATATGGGCAGTAAATTGCCAGATTGCTCTCACAATGAGCCACTTCACCTGGATCCAACACCTTCTCGTCTGGGGTAGTATCGCCATGTGGTATTTGTTCATCTTACTCTATGGAATGGTCATTTCCTCTGGAAATGCATATAAAATATTCGTTGAAGCATTAGGACCTGCCCCTGTTTACTGGGTAGCCACCATCTTAGTAACAATTACCTGCAATCTCCCATATCTTGCCCATATATCCTTCCAGAGAAGCTTCCATCCAATGGATCATCACATAATCCAAGAAATCAAATACTACCGAAAGGATGTGGAAGACACACACATGTGGACCAGGGAAAGATCAAAAGCAAGGCAAAAAACCAAGATAGGATTCACAGCCAGAGTAGAAGCTAAGATCAGGCAGCTAAAAGGAAAGCTCCAAAAGAAGCACTCTTCCCTTGGAGCTCCTCCAACTGGTACTATTTCATGA
- the LOC111779175 gene encoding uncharacterized protein LOC111779175 isoform X2 — translation MEDPKTPMKDSSSEEDARSINIFERLKEEMEAVIHSHESPRHHKETHGTRDDIDETTPADEVKAPGVFERVKEEIEALVETIHPKKDSSNH, via the exons ATGGAGGATCCGAAGACTCCGATGAAAGATTCTTCTTCAG aagaagatgcaagATCAATCAATATTTTTGAGAGACTTAAAGAAGAGATGGAGGCTGTGATTCACTCTCATGAATCACCACGCCATCACAAAGAAACACATGGAACAAGGGATGATATTGACGAGACTACACCAGCCGATGAAGTAAAGGCCCCCGGCGTGTTTGAAAGAGTCAAGGAAGAGATTGAGGCCCTCGTGGAAACGATTCATCCCAAGAAGGATTCGAGCAATCATTAG
- the LOC111779175 gene encoding uncharacterized protein LOC111779175 isoform X1 — translation MEDPKTPMKDSSSEEEDARSINIFERLKEEMEAVIHSHESPRHHKETHGTRDDIDETTPADEVKAPGVFERVKEEIEALVETIHPKKDSSNH, via the exons ATGGAGGATCCGAAGACTCCGATGAAAGATTCTTCTTCAG aagaagaagatgcaagATCAATCAATATTTTTGAGAGACTTAAAGAAGAGATGGAGGCTGTGATTCACTCTCATGAATCACCACGCCATCACAAAGAAACACATGGAACAAGGGATGATATTGACGAGACTACACCAGCCGATGAAGTAAAGGCCCCCGGCGTGTTTGAAAGAGTCAAGGAAGAGATTGAGGCCCTCGTGGAAACGATTCATCCCAAGAAGGATTCGAGCAATCATTAG
- the LOC111779021 gene encoding heterogeneous nuclear ribonucleoprotein 1 — protein sequence MAEEKNFNADHNAYHGGDGAVQMYDQQDRFELGSELEGGNADSTGGEVKHSTSHYDSSSSGKLFVGGVSWETTEETFSDYFSKYGEIADSVIMMDKHTGRPRGFGFVTFCDPSVADMVLNKDHVIDGRTVEVKRTVPRADTNDKLVSRTKKIFVGGIPPALTEDAFKVYFSSFGTITEHQIMIDYRTKRSRGFGFITFENEDAVESIFAGNEKHELGGKQVEIKKAIPRRVSYDSHSNNTAAPPSSGYGMYKCEGLYDDKMGRPFGRYDVYAPFGGYGGNYANFYGAYNYGFGYGGPMYINGIGRYGMTGYGVPTCYGCTMAERYHPYWY from the exons ATGGCGgaagaaaagaatttcaaTGCCGACCATAACGCTTACCATGGCGGCGACGGTGCCGTCCAAATGTACGATCAGCAGGATCGGTTTGAATTGGGGAGTGAATTGGAAGGAGGCAATGCAGATAGTACAGGAGGTGAAGTAAAGCATTCGACGAGCCATTATGATTCTTCGTCCAGTGG CAAGCTTTTCGTTGGAGGCGTTTCTTGGGAGACCACTGAAG AGACCTTTAGTGATTACTTCAGCAAGTATGGAGAAATAGCTGATTCAGTTATAATGATGGACAAACACACTGGAAGGCCACGCGGGTTTGGTTTTGTAACGTTTTGTGATCCTTCAGTTGCTGACATGGTTCTGAATAAAGACCATGTTATAGATGGCAGAACG GTGGAAGTGAAGAGAACAGTTCCGAGGGCTGATACGAACGATAAATTGGTATCAAGgacaaagaaaatttttgttGGTGGAATTCCACCTGCTTTGACTGAAG ATGCGTTTAAGGTCTACTTCTCTTCGTTTGGTACTATTACCGAACACCAAATCATGATAGACTATAGAACGAAGCGGTCTAGAGGATTTGGATTTATAACTTTTGAGAACGAAGATGCAGTTGAAAGTATATTCGCTGGAAACGAAAAACATGAGCTTGGAGGCAAGCAG GTGGAAATCAAGAAGGCTATACCAAGAAGAGTTTCTTATGATTCACATAGTAACAATACTGCAGCACCACCTTCTTCAGGATATGGCATGTATAAATGTGAAGGCTTATATGATGATAAAATGGGCAGACCTTTTGGACGGTATGATGTATATGCACCCTTTGGCGGGTACGGTGGGAACTATGCCAATTTCTACGGTGCATACAATTACGGTTTTGGTTATGGTGGCCCGATGTATATAAACGGTATCGGTAGATATGGGATGACTGGTTACGGTGTCCCCACTTGCTATGGTTGTACAATGGCTGAAAGATACCATCCATATTGGTATTGA